A part of Cervus elaphus chromosome 11, mCerEla1.1, whole genome shotgun sequence genomic DNA contains:
- the YPEL5 gene encoding protein yippee-like 5, translated as MGRIFLDHIGGTRLFSCANCDTILTNRSELISTRFTGATGRAFLFNKVVNLQYSEVQDRVMLTGRHMVRDVSCKNCNSKLGWIYEFATEDSQRYKEGRVILERALVRESEGFEEHVPSDNS; from the exons aTGGGCAGGATTTTCCTTGATCATATCGGTGGTACCCGTCTGTTTTCCTGTGCAAACTGCGATACGATCCTGACCAACCGTTCGGAACTCATCTCCACTCGATTCACAGGCGCCACTGGCAGagcatttctttttaacaag gtAGTTAACCTACAGTATAGTGAAGTTCAAGATCGAGTCATGCTCACTGGCCGCCACATGGTTCGAGACGTGAGCTGCAAAAACTGCAATAGCAAACTGGGATGGATCTATGAGTTTGCCACTGAAGACAGCCAGCGTTATAAGGAAGGTCGTGTGATCCTGGAACGCGCTCTAGTTCGAGAAAGTGAGGGCTTTGAGGAGCATGTACCATCTGATAACTcttga